Genomic DNA from Podospora pseudoanserina strain CBS 124.78 chromosome 4, whole genome shotgun sequence:
ATGGCCCCCgcaccttcaaccccccgcTTTTAGCGACTGCTGTGACGTCGTCTCCACTCTCGCTCGGCCAACTGCCGAAGCCCCGATCCTTGGCACGTGTCAGCGCGGCTTTCCAAGCCCCACCCGGCGCGTCACTGAACGAACGAAGCCATCGTCCATCGCCAGACAGAgagaacaccaccaaccaccaccaccacaaaaatGGACGACGATTTTGGCGCCGACGCCGAGTTTTTGGATGCCCTGGCTTCCTCAGCCGATGCCATCACTTCTTTGAATAgcaacaaaaccaacaaacaaccactaccaccaccaccactaccaccgccaccacaaCAGCGACCCCCGGGCCCGCCCGCCTTTCTCCCACTCAAAatccaacaacccaccccccagcGAGTagaaaaaccaccaccaccgcaacggCACGCCTCCACCGCGTCAGGTCCCCCAAAAATAgtccaaccaaccccccaacttctccccTCCCGAGCCAGCGGCTCGGGGTCTTCAATCCTCGTATCCCCGCGGCAAAAAGGAAACCCAGTGCTAGCCTGCATAAAGTCCATACCGTGGGAGTACTCAGACATACCAGCCGACTATGCCCTCGGGGCGACCACCTGCGCCCTTTTCCTGAGCCTTAAataccaccgcctccacccaGAATACATCTACACCcgcatccgcctcctccaacaaaggTTCCTCCTCCGGATCTTGTTGGTGCTTGTCGACATTCCCAACCACGAGGATTCCCTCCGCGAGCTCTCCAAGACTTCCCTTGTGAATAACGTCACTGTAATTTTATGTTGGTCGGCGGCCGAGGCAGGGCGGTATCTCGAGCTGTATAAAAGCTATGAGCATGCGAGCGCGGCGGGGATAAAGGGGCAGCAGGCGACGGGGTATgcggagaggttggttgaGTTTGTGACTgtgccgagggcggtgaACAAGGCGGATGCGGTGGCGCTGGTGGGGACGtttgggagtttgaggggagCGGTTAATGCTGATGTGGAGACGCTGGGGActgtggggggggggagaggaaggttaaggcttggaggagggcagtGGAGGCTCCGttcaaggggaggaaaaggaagggggaaaaggggtgttgagggggcggTTTCTATCGGGGGGTGccgagtggtggtggtgctggaagGGGACGcaaggggtgaggggggggggggggtggggtgaggaagacgagtggggggggtgaggagggtggggaagagcttggaggtggtgggagaggtgaggtttgggagtgatgatgatgaggatgaggatgaggagggggaggaggccatgagggtggttgagggggggggacgggggcAGCAAGGGGTGAGTCAGGCTGCGGCGAGTTCGAGTTCTGCTctggctccggctccggctcccgctgcgaagaggaaggagccTGAGCTCAGTGAGGGGATTGCTGCTGCGTTGGCAAAGCTCAGGAACAATGGTTAGATGGGCGAGCTTCGGGTGGCTTCGGGTTGGAACATCCTCGGTGACAACAGCACTACACGTCACAGCACCAGGCGGAACCCTGGGTTTGTACACCTCGACACTGCATGCTGCTAGCACCGAAATGTGTTGTTCGGCATTTTTGCTAGTCAGGGGCATGGTAGTGCTTTTCAGGTTTTTCTGCTTTGGTGCGGTGCCTGTTGAACAACCAAAGTAGGTTGGGTTATTCTTCAGGTCGGACCTGCCGTGAGAGGTCCCGTATCGGCGGTTTGCCCATCTTGGAGTAATCATGTCCCACATCTGAGACCAGCTACGTGGATATGTGAGATTGGGAACTATGTTGGGATACATACGGGGTTTTTGGTGTTGCTCAAAGAATGGACAGCATCAGGTTTAGACAGCAAACatcggttttttttttttttggaacgGATTTGGGTTTGCCTCGGGAGAGTTCATGAGTCTTGGAAAAGAGACTTTGATCATCTGCCCAGTAGCAGTTTGGACGGGAAGGGCTTGCGGGTGGCTGCAGTAGTATCGAGAGGGTGGTCCACATGGTTGACGCCCTGTGACGCTGTTCATGCATGAAGCTCACGTCGGATTCCTGCTGCGGGGAGGCGGGTTTAAAGGAGGAAAGGTGCAGGGTGATGTTGTCAGTCATACAACTCTGGAATATAAGCactttttttggggggggtaCTGATCAGCAATGTATCACGCAGGGTGACACGGCTGGATGGGCGTTGTTCACATGTTCTATCCAAGGCGAGTTTGATACCTGAAATGCTTGTTTTGCTGCGGTACCTGGATCTCAGCAAGGTCATGTCAAATCAATCCgcgaaaaaaagaaaataaaaaaagaaaaaaaaaccaccatCCGAAGGGGATGGGACCTAGCTGTCTAGTCAGGCACCGGGGGATTCAAGTTTTGGTCATCTCATCGAGTTCGTCTGGTAGATCGGACGGCGCAATCTCGTCATATGGGCTAGGTCAGAAGACtgtctcatcatcatcatcatcatttaCCACTCAGTGCTACCATTCGAATTCTATCGTGTATGCTTGCTTGTGTCTCACTCACTCTTTGAGCTCCTGCTGGATTAGGCAGGTCTGAGAAGGATTGACCAATCATGATCTATTTCCATTGAGCTATACTCTTACACCCTTCGGCATTTATTTTGACTTACACAGAGCCAgaccatcatcgtcaacgaCAACATCGACGAGCCGCAAAAAGATTCTACCGAAACACACACATGGCATTTTCCGGACAgcagttttttttttttttaacttcGACGCTTCACCTTGGCtcttggtgtggtggagtGTGCAACGGCCTCCTACCTGCTGCATGCGAGCAATGGGTCAACCATTCTTGCATTGCAGGACAGTGTTTGGTCCACATATGTCGTCCGACTCGCCagcatgtgtgtgtgtgcgtgggtgctttggaggaggaggaggaggttgggtgggtgagatgggatggtATGGGCAATCTACTTTTTTGTCAGGTTGCTTACTACCATGAGTAGGGGAGGTAGATAGCCATGTGTCTGCCTGCCTTGAGTAAGGTAGGggcaggaggggggagtgagTGGTTTGATTCTGGTTTTAATGATGTCTTGCCCCGGGGTGGCATTCCTGACCAccatcttttcctttcccttcgCACAATTTGGGTCTTGTTCTCTTGTCTCATCATTGCCAACGGGGGATTTTGGATGGGTGTGTTTCTTGCGGTGGTGGGTTATTATATCATACTGCACTCCTCTCCCTTTaggttttggttttgctgATTGAGCCTCGtcgttttgtttcttgttaCCACAGTGCTTCATGAGGCTATATTGGCGATTTATACCTACCTTCGCCTTCTCGCCCTTGGTCAGACGgacatccctccctcccttttgAACTGTCACCTTTCCTTTCACAGAACCCAGAGAGGAATAAGCATAAACAGCCATGCGTATCCTCTGTGGAGTGGCCACCTTTCTGGCGGCAAGCCACTccgttgtggtggtggtggtggctgcagCAGAAGcaccacaacaacgacaacataTGGCCTGGCCCTCAGCGGAGCCAGCATCAGCAAACCAGAAGCTCCCATCTCATCGGCAACCAAAGTACCGCCCTGACCGCAAGAGGGCGAATGCTGTCAAGCAGGCTTTCAGGATTTCGTGGGATGGTTACTACAAGCATGCGTTTCCTCATGATTCGCTGAGGCCTGTGTCGAATTCGTTCGAGGATGACAGGAACGGATGGGGAGCCAGTGCTGTCGACGCCTTCAGCACGGCGTTGATCATTGGGGAACACAAGATCATTGACCAGATCTTGCGCTACATCCCCgacatcaacttcaaccacACCGACAGTGAGGTGTCGTTGTTTGAGACGACGATTCGATATCTAGGTGGGCTGTTATCTGCCTacgacctcctcaccggcccCCTGAAACCCCGTTTCGACTACAGCACCCACcaaacctccctcatcctccaccaggCTGTCCGCCTGGCGGACAACCTCAAAGTCGCCTTCGACACCCCGACCGGAATCCCCGACAacgacctcttcttctccccccctcgCAAAAAGGGCTCAACCTCCAACGGCCTCGCCACAGCTGGAACCCTGGTCCTCGAATGGACCCGCCTCTCGGACCTCACCGGCGACCCTCAATACGCCCGCCTGGCCCAAAAGGCAGAAAAgtacctcctccaccccaaaaacccaGCCATGGGGGAACCCTTccccggcctcctcggctcctccctcaacctcgacaccgGCCTCTTTGAAGACGGCGCCGGCGGCTGGGGCGGCGGCACAGATAGCTTCTACGAATATCTCATCAAGATGTACCTCTACGACCCCTCCCGCTTTTCCGTCTATCGCGACCGCTGGGTGTTGGCGGCCGACAGCTCCATCCGGTATCTGacatcccaccccaccacccggcCCGACCTaaccttcctcgccatgtGGCGCAACCGCACCCTGCACTACTTCTCCGAGCACCTCGCCTGCTTCAGCGGGGGAAACTTCATCCTCGGCGGCCTGACCCTCGACTCCCCAGCctacctcggcctcggcctcgacctcgTCGCCGGGTGCAGAGCAACCTACACCAGCACCCTCACGGGAATAGGACCGGAAATCTTCCAATGGCAGGATAACACCGCCCCCCTGAACGCAAGCAACAACTCGCCTCCCCCGACCCATCAGAAACTCATGTACAGCCGGGCTGGGTTCTGGGTTACGAACGGGGGGTATCAACTGCGTCCTGAGGTGATTGAGAGCTATTACTACGCCTACCGGGCGACTGGCAATCAGAAATATCAGgagtgggtttgggaggcgTTTTTGGCTGTGAATGCCACGTGCAGGGTTGGGAGCGGGTATAGTAGTTTGATGGATGTCAACTTgccggaggggggtgggtggacGGATTTTCAGGAGAGTTTTTGGTTTGCGGAGGTGATGAAGTATGCTTATTTGGTctttgcggaggaggcgccgtGGCAGGTGAAGGCCGGGCTTGAGAATCGGTTTGTGTTTAATACCGAGGCGCATCCGATCAGGGTCGCGGGCGGGAGGGAGAAGtatgggggtggaggggggtaaggggagggagaagaggggggagtgaTAGGTAGGGTTGGGCTGAGGACGGGTCtcggtgggggggggggaggtatAGATTGGATTGAATGAGGCTGTTATGGCAACAAGGGATATATAGATAGGAAAGAAGGGGTGATGCTGGATCgtgggggggggtggtgagtgtgagtgagtgcggccgagatggtggagTATTAAGTTTACAAGAGGAGGCACCGGTCCCGTTCTAGGTAGACAATTCCGGTGCCGTTctaaataataaagtaaaggcGTTTCAGGGTTTGCTCTACTTGATaacaaaaccccccttcacccaTTTAAAAACTTTTCTCTCCCATTCTTCTCTTCAGCAACATTTCCCCAACTCAGTTTTCCATCCATCTTGGCCGCATTTCTTTCATTAGGTTACACCAGTCATTGGCATACCTTACCTAGTCGGTACAATGTCCCAAACCGGGCATatacccatccccccccctaCTACCACTATCTTGAAAAGGCGCAATGACCATCGTTGAAGGCATAGTTTTACAACATGACGTGGGGTCAACCTACTTGTGTGTATCAACAGTTTTGCAGTGAGGATGCCGCTGTCTTTCATCCATCTTGATAGTCATTCATATattccaacaacccccttccttctcatAATTATCAGAAgagaaaacaccaccatcacctccaaaaCACCGGTTACCAATGATTGCCGAGCAAGTCTTTTCGGTCAAGACGCGCTCTGATAGCACACCTCATCAAAGGCACATCATACCTCGTCAAAAGCACAATATTGGAGCGTGTCTTGACCGGAAAGACTTGCTCGGCAACCACCAAGAACCGGCTCATCATTACCATTACAAAGTAAATATCCAAGAAAAAtaaccctccctccctcccctgcACCCATCACTCATCAACTATCaaaccttcctctcccactcccccctcaactcctccaacctcttccacacccctccacccaactCTTTGAAttccaccaacctctcctctttgaccatctccatcccccccttccgTCCACTtaacaaccccttctccttcaactcttcaacatcttccaccctcccctcccacccccacccatccacctccgTCTTCCTGACATACACATTCCCCCACCGATCCGCCGCACTCCCCCACTTGACCCTCTCGGCCCGCTCACTATCCAacgcctcctgctcctgcagCGCCAGCCAAGCAGGCGCCATACTCCCGTTGTATCCCGTGATCGGATGCCACGGCGAACCCAGCCACCTCACCAGATAAAGCACAACCTGATACCAAAAAAACATGAACGCGTTGAGCGGGAAAAGCGTCGTCTGGACGATGCCCGGATGCGCTAGGTACATCTTGGGTGGCGTCTCGTCTTCCGCCACAGAAAAATATTGATCCACGTACGGTTTCGACGTCGGGAGGGACGACGTCAGCGCCAAAACGTCAGTCAGTCGTTTGGTCGCCTCGTAGGCGGCGTCGGTTTTGAGGGCTTGAAAATCGTCCAGGGAAAAGGTGTCCCAGTCTGCGTCGATGCTGCTCTCCCAGATGATTCTTCCGGGGGGCAGGGCGGATGGCTTGGGGCGGGAGAGCAAGGGGACCAGTTTCTGCGCAAAGAGGTAGTGGCCAAAGACGTTTGCGCAAAAGACTTCTCCCATTGTCTCCTTGCTCCCCGGGACGGGGGCGATGGTTTGGCCCGAGTTGCCCCCCTTGAAGGTCGGccatgttgttgctgagacGATGCCCTTGGTGAGGATGTTGTGGGCGACCTTTCCCCAGTTGAGACCGTACCAGCCGCCGATGCCGGCGTTGAAGATTATGGAGTCCAACCGGGGGATCTTGACGTCTTCCAGGGATTCAAAGTCGGGGGAcgtggagggggaggagagggtgccatggaggagctggtcggcggcggcggtgatggtggggaggttgcaGAGGTCGAGTTGGACCGAGAGGATGTGAATGCGGCGGGTGGCTTGGTGGGGGTCGTAGTTTTGGCCGGTGCGGGagcggagggcgggggaggattCGGCGAACTGTTGGGCGTGGGCGCGGAGGGCGGTGACGGTTTCTTGGGATTTTTTGGCCGagcgggtggtgggaatgaggatgaggtgggaGGTCAGGGAGCGGGTGGAGAGGTAATCGTCGATGAGGCGTTGACAGATGCCGAAGCCGATGCCGCTGTTGGGGCAGATGTCAGGGGCCGCTGGGAGCTTAAACGTtcgagatgggatggattgAGACTTACCTGTTGGCACCTGTCACCAGGACAAATAAGGTGTCCTTTTCAGGAGCTCGGTCCCAAGGTGGTGGTACCATGGTGTCGATTAAAGATGAACAGTGTTTGAAGCGTGGTCGAAGAAGTATCGGGGGGCCCGCTGAGCTATAAGAGCTGGTCGGGTTGCCTTTTTGGATCCGGTACAAGGTGGAGAGAATCCGGTATTTGGagtgggttggtggctgaAAACCACTGGTTCAGAATGATGTATTAATATTATGCCGCCGTGACAGCAAAGCTATGGCTTCTTTTTGCCTTGGTGATACGTCGTCAGGtcagcagtggtggtggtgcagtACACAACAAGTTCAGTTTGCTGGGCGAATCGGTGGAGCTGTTGATATCCAAACTGCCAAATTTCCCGGTGGATCGATCAGCAGCTGGAGCAAGGTAAGGCGGACATCATCAGTCTAACCCAGAGTGTTCTCTTTAGTTCGGACTTTTCAGCTTAGAGCACGGATCACTCGATGGATCAAGCAACCGAGCAACGTTCCCTGATCAAGACAGTCAAAGAGCTTTGAGACCGCCCGAGACCATCTGAGCAGACAGTCAGGTTTTGTCTGACCGGCCGCATTGACAACTCCTCGAACAACTCCTTGACAATTACTCGACAATTCCTCGATAATCGGCATCTGGTGTAGCTGGACTTTTGTTGTCCCCGCTTTCCCATCACACCCTGTTACCTCAGCGGCACTACCCGTGCCATCCCCACTTTAACTTTGTGCCCCCAATCTAACAAGACTGAAGACTGATATCTGACATCTGACATCTTGACAACAACATCCAATCGACATGATGCCGTCAAAAGTCCTGATCTTTACTGGCGCTCCCGAGAGTAGCACGCTTGATTGGGAATCCGGGCTGCTGTCAGCCTTTTCCGATCCGATTGCCCGGTTTGCAGGAATCGCAACAGACAGCCAACAGCCTCGTCCAGCAATCGAGGGTCACGCTGCCTGGAGATCGTTGACACTGGAGATGACTGATATCCCACACGACCGCCAGAAGCAGGTCGCTCTTGACCCCTGCTACGATGAATCAGCAGACTTTCTTCCAGGGACGGGACCCGACTTCTTCACAACAGTATATACTGCCTCTTTCGCATCGACCAGAAACGGAGAATCTCAATCTCAGTTTCAGTCTCGGGCCGAGTCCCAGAACCATGCGTTGTCACAGCTCTACGAGCACTCAATAGCAATCCATCAGGAAATGCCCTCTTCCCACCTTGTCAATCACCACAGCCAAAGCGACCAGTCAGACTCTTGTATCAGCAACGAGACTACCTCTTTTCTGTCTGATGGCCCCAGCCAACACGAGCCCGCGAGGGGGCCGTTGCCTTTTCGGGGAGATTCTCACCTCACCGACCTGAAAGATATCCCACCAGCCTCGTGTCTTACCAAGATCATGCCGCAGACCGCGAGCGTCAACTTGATTGTAGGTATCATCTCGGTTGCCCGGCCTCGAGTTGTCAACACCCGATGGGGCTCAAAGCATCTGGTGGAGATTTTGGTTGGTGACGAGACCAGAGCTGGTTTCACCGTTACCTACTGGCTACCATcagatgatgttgagaaaaGCTGCCTTGCCGGACTGCGGCCCGGAGACATTGTCCTAATGCAGAACATTGGGCTGAATGTGTTTCTGAAAAAGGTCTATGGGTCCAGTCTCCGCAAGGATCTCTCCAAGGTCCACCTTCTCTACCGCGTGAAACTCGACTCCCAAGAGAGCGGCGGCCACTACGCAGCATCGGATCTGGCGTCCACGACCAATCGGCATCCCCAGCTGGACAAGACACGCCAGGTTCGAGATTGGGTTCTGAACtttgtcggtggtggtgcccgGCACCAGGGCAAGTCCAAGAACAAGCCGGCCAACCCCAAGCGTCGTTGGGAACGACCACCAGACGACGATACCCAGCTGCCTTAGGCTTCTACCCTGGAATACAGTAAGGTATTTCCTGTCTGTGCGGTGTTGTCATCGAAAGCTCTTGACGATATCGACGGCCGCCGGAGGTGGTTCCATTTGCTGGGCGCGCATACCCCTGTCAACGCCGGTCTTGGCGGCACGGTCCAGCTGCTGAGACCCTCCCGTGGCTGTGAATGGATTCTTCGAACATGCTTTGCGTGGCCTCCGCGTCAGAGGGGAAATTACGACTACGCGGCTTTGGTCCACAGGGATTGGCTGCCGTTGACATATAACGATAGAAGCATTCGTGACGAAGCTCAATCGCCGCAAACAAACACAGCCAAGTCTTGACCACCTTAATCCCGCCTACAAGGTCTACCTTGGCAGAAAGCTTTCAAAAATGATGCGCAGACGCCACAAGAAATCACGCCGGGGATGTCTGGAGTGCAAGAAGCGGCATATCAAGGTGAGTTGTGCTCGGTCACTATACAGAAACATGTTCAACCGCCGACAACGGTTTGCAGTGCGATGAAACCCGGCCACGGTGCATCAACTGCACGActgtggagagggagtgCCAGTACTCGACCCCTGGATATCAATCACCTTCCGAGACCTCAGGGAGCCCCGCGCCGGTATCTCAACAGACGCCCTTCCCAGGCTCCGTCTCGACCCCTGCCTCGGTGGCGGCCTCGGACCACAGCATGCCCGCTCCGGCTCTCTCGCCGGaggcaccggcaccacctATGCTGGACGTGCGAACTTTTCCTCACACTGGGGACATGAACGGCAAAGTCGACATCGTGCACATGCAGCTGTTTTATCACTACGTGACCAACCACTCGGTCATCTATCCGTTTGTCGATTACGATGGTGGACTGAAACGCATCATTATCGAAGTTGCCCTCCGAGAGCCGTTTCTTTTGCACTCGATCCTCGCAATGGCAAGCCGGCATCTGAGCATGACCGGAACCGGCAACACGGCCTACTACCACGACCTTGCCATTGAGCTTCAGACGCAAGCCTTGTCTCTATTCAACAGCTTCGATGTCGAGCATTTTGCCCAGTCGATCGAGCGACGAGTGCCCGTCTTCCTGTTCTCTGCGATCCTAGGCTTCCATGCCTTGTGCGACATGCTGGCGTACCAAGACGACACCTATCCCTCCAACCTGGCCAGGCTTACAGGATACTTTCGTCTCCATCGAGGCATTCTTTCCGTCATGGAAGGCCACTGGGAAGATCTCAAGAAGACGGAGCTTAGCATCCTCTTTGACCACATCGTCCCTCGTTGGTATGAGatcagtgatgatgacgggggcTCGGATTGCGACGACATCAAACAACGAGTTCGGGAATCCCCAAATCTGGATGACGGGCAGCGGGAGGCGTTTTTCAAGGTCCTCAAGTATCTCCAGTGGGTGTTTGATGCCACGCCCAACTATCGCAGCCGAGCTCATATGTTGTGCAGTTTTGCGTAAGTTGACTTCGCACGAATCGTGAGACAATGACTGACTTTAGCAGTGTGATGATTCCTAGACCCTTTGTCGACGCTGTCGAGGTAGGCAAGCCTGAAGCGCTGGCCATACTCGCCTACTTTTATGTCGCCCTGCATTTCTGTCGTGACATCTGGCTGATTGGAAACTCGGGCCAGTTTCTGTTGACGTCGGTCGCCACTCACCTCAACCAGCTCGGCCCAGAGTGGTCGGCCTGGTTGGAGAAGCCATGTCAAATGCTGCGGGAgtctttggaggaggacaaaCTCAACACCCGGTCCTCTGCCACCAGCATCGCCTCGGCTTCACCCCTGCCAACCTGGAGCCATTCAGGACTCGACGATCCATGAGTGGCTACACAGTGCCCTATGTCACATGATTTCTCTGGGCAAACTGGACCATCTCAGCCTGAGACCAGTCGGTCACCCACcgctccaccacaacctcaacgaccagcgttgtgtgtgtgtgtgtgtgtgcgtgtgtgtgtacCGCCGCAATGGGTCACGATATCGTCATCTCCCGGCCCTCCGAGGCTGATGCCGGGCGCATCGCAGAAATCCACATCTCCGCCATGGGTTCGAACCCACTCCTGCATGCACAGTTTCCCACGCCAGAAGGTCTCCAGGCGCTTCGCCGCTTTCTCGAGGCCGAGACGCTTGACGAGATTCGCGACGCAGTGTCTGGTGTTTTGGTCTCGCGGGATGGCCCAGATGGACCGGTGACTGGGTTCGTGAAATggacctccccatcccatccccaggATGTCAAGCTTGAAAGGGGCGATATTGTTCACCTGGAGGGATGCTGCCGTCGGTTTTTGGATGAATACGCTTCGCTCGCCGAGCAAGCCAAGGAGAGATCGGTGCGAGATGAGCCGCCTTGCTACCGTAAGTGTGCTCCCACCAGCTTATCCCGTGCTGGCGTTGCTTGGCGGCGCGGGTGTATCCTAGACAGATATGCAAAGTCTGGGGAAGTTGCAATGCCGTCATCAATATCTGGCTCCGAGAATCTCCGAGGGGAGCCTTGTTTACGTCCGTTTTCATGATAATCGTCACCCGGGCCGGGCCGCCTCCTCCGATGTTTTCAGGCAAAGCTAATCGACTGTATGGGTTAGGATTGAGTTTTGTCTGTGCGGATCCTGAATATCAGGGTAGAGGGATAGGTACGCAGTTGACTCggaaggtgttggagctggccgaggaggacaaCCTGGCGGTCTACCTGGAGAGCACCGATGTGGCTGTCTCTATTTATCAACGACTTGGATTCCGTGCTATTGACAGTTTCGAAATGCAAATTCCGGGCCGACAAGAGACAGAGAGGGTGGTTTACAAGGAGGTGTGCATGATATGGTACCCTTCTGGCCAAAGATAGCAATTCCCGGTCGACTAACACACAATGAATCGGTCCTTTCCCAATGTCAATCATACATTACAGTCGATAGTAGCAAAAATATTATCCGGCCTCGGATTGGCCAATTTCAGAAAGCGttgaacaaaaagaagattCCAACTGATACATTTACACTAGATCCGGATCAAGGCAACggttgctggctgctggctgctaactaacccctcctcccccacacacacacacacactttGATGACGGGCTTCATCCTGGGAAAACAACCCCAGATTTCCACCCTCGACACGTGCTTTTGggactccaacaacaagtTCTCCAATATAGGGTCTGTTCCTTcaacaaaagagaaacaagGTTCCACCCGACACATGTGTCGCACGACAGTAGAGGATCAGGACGGGTTATATGTTCTGCATCACTTGACCTCTTTTGAGCTTCAGCCTTGGGGTAGAACAAGACCTCCTGTTCAACCCCAGAATTAGAACCCCCGCGGCCCTGCCGTGTGCGTGTAACCGCACAAAGCAGCCGGGGGGGGGACCCTGTGGATGTCTCCTCTCCGCATtgcggggtggggggggggggcaggatggatggatggatggatggaggggttcagcggaatgatgatgatgagtgggaagggaagggTGGCACATGGCATATCGAATGCTCGTCAATTTTCTTTCACACCACATCGGATTGTTGTTCATCCAATTGTTTTTTAGAGATTCCGGCAGGCAACATGGCGGTGTCAaagtttttggagggggttgtgacATGATGTTCTGTGGGGGAAgactgatgatgatgatgatgatgatagagACGGGACTGACAGCAAATGTTTGACGAACAGAACTACGCAGACAACAAATGGAACACCACAACGAAAAAGAGTCGGATGGTAACACCAGCCTCGTCAAATCAGCAATAATCGGCAGAGGGCCATGCCATCCAAGAAATCCCCAAGCGTTTGCCAAGTTGGTTTCATGACCGCCTTTTCCGATTCAAAACTGGTgtggtgtcggtgtcgtGTGTGTCGTGCATTTGGCTGCGACAGCAGCATAAGTCGGcatttttattttgtttttgtctttCTGGAGGAGAGAGCGAGTGACTGACTCGAACCATTACGTTACAAGTATTCCCAAACGGGcggacagcagcagggggCCCCGCAGCTACATGCGGAAGACATTCCAGGTTCCGGCGCCGGGCAGTCATCAGGCCCGGCTCTTTTTCGATCTGGGCTTACCGTTGGCCGCCCCACAGCGGGCTGCAGCGAGTGTTTTTCCCCAGGGGTACGTACACACGCGACCGTTATCGCCGGCTTACAATTATGTTTCTCGCAATTGAATCTCGGAGAGGGGCCCTGTGATAAGGCTGTTTGTTTCGTTTCGCTATCGCTTGGACATGCATATCATCAAACAGCCAGAGAACACAAGCACAAGCGAGCACAGAAACGGGAATAGATGGGTGATGGACACACCTACACTATcaccctacctacctacctatctaccaCCTATTACAGGCGGCATCTACCTATCTCACGGGAAGTCCAGTCTtcaaaggagggggtgggtgctCTTCCCGTCGTACGCTGTAGTGTAGGTGTTAGTGAATGACGtttccatcaccaagaaccGCCGCAGCGGATCCTGGTCCACAGAGGTCCATCGCTAATTCCGCCT
This window encodes:
- a CDS encoding hypothetical protein (COG:S; EggNog:ENOG503P2WU); this translates as MMRRRHKKSRRGCLECKKRHIKCDETRPRCINCTTVERECQYSTPGYQSPSETSGSPAPVSQQTPFPGSVSTPASVAASDHSMPAPALSPEAPAPPMLDVRTFPHTGDMNGKVDIVHMQLFYHYVTNHSVIYPFVDYDGGLKRIIIEVALREPFLLHSILAMASRHLSMTGTGNTAYYHDLAIELQTQALSLFNSFDVEHFAQSIERRVPVFLFSAILGFHALCDMLAYQDDTYPSNLARLTGYFRLHRGILSVMEGHWEDLKKTELSILFDHIVPRWYEISDDDGGSDCDDIKQRVRESPNLDDGQREAFFKVLKYLQWVFDATPNYRSRAHMLCSFAVMIPRPFVDAVEVGKPEALAILAYFYVALHFCRDIWLIGNSGQFLLTSVATHLNQLGPEWSAWLEKPCQMLRDRSPTAPPQPQRPALCVCVCTAAMGHDIVISRPSEADAGRIAEIHISAMGSNPLLHAQFPTPEGLQALRRFLEAETLDEIRDAVSGVLVSRDGPDGPVTGFVKWTSPSHPQDVKLERGDIVHLEGCCRRFLDEYASLAEQAKERSVRDEPPCYRLSFVCADPEYQGRGIGTQLTRKVLELAEEDNLAVYLESTDVAVSIYQRLGFRAIDSFEMQIPGRQETERVVYKEVCMIWYPSGQR